The DNA window TTCTGCATTTGAATATTTCATCAATTTGAATGCCCGGTCTCCAGAGTTCATTTCTTTGTTTGTAGATGACAAACTTCGTAGAGGGTTGAAAGGGGTTGGTGAAGAGGATGTGGAGATTGTACTAGACAAAGTCATGATGCTTTTCCGGTACCTGCAAGAAAAGGATGTGTTTGAGAAGTATTATAAGCAACACTTGGCAAAAAGGCTTCTATCTGGGAAGACTATATCCGACGAGGCCGAAAGAAGTTTGATTGTTAAGCTCAAAACAGAATGTGGATATCAATTCACTTCTAAGTTAGAGGGAATGTTTACAGACATGAAGACTTCTTACGATATGATGCAAGGTTTTCTTGCAAGCCATGGGGCTGAGTTGGGAGATAGCCCTACATTATCTGTCCAGGTGCTTACAACAGGTTCGTGGCCAACTCAATCCAGTCCTCAATGTAATCTTCCATCTGAAATCCTGGGTGTATGTGAGAAGTTTCGTGCTTATTATCTCGGCGCTCATAGTGGTAGGAGATTGTCCTGGCAAGCTAATATGGGGAATGCTGATTTAAAGGCTACATTTGGTAATGGCCGAAAGCATGAGCTGAATGTTTCCACATATCAGATGTGTGTACTCATGCTTTTCAACAATGCCGATCGGTTGACTTGTAAGGAGATAGAGCAGGCTACATCAATACCCATGCCAGACTTGAAGAGGTGCCTTCAGTCTTTGGCCTTAGTCAAAGGGAAAAATGTTCTCCGGAAAGAGCCAATGAGCAAGGACATAGCTGAGGATGATGCATTCTTTTTCAACGATAAATTCACTAGCAAGCTTTTCAAGGTAAAGATAGGGACTGTTGTTGCACAGAGGGAGACAGAACCAGAGAATATAGAAACTCGGCAAAGAGTGGAAGAAGATAGGAAGCCCCAGATTGAGGCAGCAATTGTGAGGGTTATGAAGTCTAGGCGGACTCTAGAGCATAATAATGTCATCGCCGAGGTCACAAAGCAGCTGCAGGCACGATTTTTTCCAAATCCCGTTGTTATTAAAAAGCGGATTGAATCCCTCATTGAGCGCGAATTCTTAGAGAGAGATAAAGTCGACAGAAAAGTGTACCGCTATCTTGCTTGAAAAACTGTATGTGCTTTTATCaatgttaaaacaattttatcaTGGAACCTGTGATTTTACATCATCAGTTTCAATGTTTATCACAAATTGCTGCAAGTTGTGCTTCTTGCCCTTGCATGGTTAACAAACTAGGCTTGTTAGTGTCACTTCTGATTGGACTGCAAAACTTCGAATATTTTTTACTCCCTCTGGCcttaattataagcaaatattctctttttaggttcattgagtaatgaatgtatctggtctacataaaagaccagatacattcattattcaatgaacttaaaaagagaatatttgcttataattcagGCCGGAGGGAGTAGCTCTTTACATTTATCAACGACAATAACTGAACATCTTAACTCGAACCTCTCAACTCAACAGCAtacttttcattttggatttggaattgtttcaTTCTTCATACTTCGTTTGGAAGAAGCTTCTACTAGAAATAATCAAATAGACTTCTTGATTAAAAGCAGATGGGACTTATTGTGGTATATTTTTATTGCAATATctaatttttagatttttgttggcTTAAATATAAATATGTCTTTGGTTtctataaaattttgattttttttttgggttttctaTAAAAGTCTGCATTTTATCCTCTCAATCTTTCTCTCCTTTTCtctgtttttcctttctctcttcttctccttcCTCTACTCCCCTTACTCCATGTTCCTTTCTCCCCCTTTCTTCATATTATAGTCCTCTACTCCCCCTTACTCCATGTTCATTTCTCCCCCTTTCTTCATATCATAGTCTAGTTGGATTTGAGTTCCTTTCCTATGTGGAGAAAAGTCTAAATATGAATAGTTCATTTGTCTTACTTATTGGAGAGCATCAAATTATAGTAAAGAGAGATAGAGAAAATAAGGGAtttaaaagagagaaaagaggagagaaactcATTTCCGTTTTTTCTGCAACAGTCATACTAAATCGACGATCCCCGATTCGTTTAGTGTTGGATCAAGTTGAAATTTTATTGGCATGTTCGCAACTCATGTTCctaacttttgaccgttcagaatttgaaaacaagGTCTGAGCTAAGAGATATGTGCCTCATATTGGAGTTGCAGATTTGAGTTATTTTTCaacttttttattcttatttgtaaATTAGTTTTACTTTGTGATTTGCGATTGTTAGCACTTGTTTGTGAATTACTTTAAGACACTATTGTATCCTCAATTGATTATAGTGGAGCTATTTCTTTGGTTGGACGACTCGTGGTTTTTACTCTCATATTGAGGGATTTTCCACGTTAAAAATATCGGTGTTCTTTTATGCgtttatttgtttgatttgtcgtcttatatttgttgttgatcttcAAGGTTCTTACAAGTGTGGGAAATTTTATATCCGTTGCGTATTGGTCTGTTATTGTGTCATAATTTTCCATCAGAGCGGTATTAGAGCTCTTGGTTAAGGGCTATTTTACTTGTTTGAATGATGGAGTCAAATACAAAGATGAAGATggtattgttgaatagttctaaTTACCATTTATGAAAGTGTAAGATGAAAGACTTACTATTTGTGAAGAAATTGCATTTACCGGCTTTTAGTTTCGCAAAGCCGGATTTTGTGTCTAATGAAGAACGAGAGTTTGAACATTAACATGTATGTGATTTTATTCGATAATATGTAGAAGATAATGTTTATAATCATATTGCTAATGAAACACATGCAAAAAATTTGTGGGAGAAGATATAGTCCCTGTATGTCTATAAATCAAGGAATAATAAATTATTCTTGATGAATATCTTCATAAGTTTGAAGTATAAGGAGGGGACTTCTATTTCATATCACTTGAGTGAATTTCAAGGGCTCCTTGATCAGATGCCAGGAATGACTACTAAATTTAATGATGAACTTTTGGGACTCTTTCTATTAATATCTTTACAGAGTCTTAGGAGACGTTTTGAGTTTCTATTACAAGTACTGCTCCTAAAGGTGTTGTTTCTTTAGAAACGACTAAGGGTGATATTCTTAATGAGGAGATGAGAAGGAAGGCACAAAGTTCTTCATCTCAATTTGAGGTACTTGTCAATGAAAATAGTGGTAGTAATTGGAAAAAGAAACCGAAGGGTGGTAGAGAGAATAGCATAAGCAAGTCCAAGCCACGATACAAGAATATGAAGTGTCATTATTGTCACAAAACAGAGCATTTTCGCTTCTCAAAGGTGTCACATGCAAGTATATGAGTTAGACTGAATTCATCTTTCACTTAGAATAAGCAAGTCCAAGCCACGATACAAGAATATGAGTTAGACTGAATTCATCTTTCACTTAGAATAAGTATCAAAAGTATAGAGAGAAGTAGAGTAAATGTATGAGAGTGATTGAGTTGAGCTTTGAtccattaatatttctaatttaGTTATGTGTTAATGTTGTGTGGTGTCGTGACAGGCAAGGTCAGAAGGATCTAGTGGTGTATTTCTACATCATTCAGATTCATGCATAAAATGGTAAGGAAAACAAATCTCTAAGCTCCATttgtaaccctaatttatgtCTGTTACAGTTCTGATTTTCCTTAATGGTCGTAGTTTCTTATCTCTAAGTAAACTAGGTCAAGTGAATATCTCTATCCACTCTTTCAACCATTTTTACTCAAGAAATTCACTTGTTGTTGGATCTCTCACAACAACAAGCTATTACATATTTCTAAGTTAATCAATCAAAGGAACAAGTTTTTAATCAAGTAAACGCATGGTAAAGCAAACACTAACCACACAACATATACCATAACACTACTTTAATATTAATTTCACATTGCTCAACTACAAAAGGTTTAGCTCATAGTgagtgttggagcggtaaagcggcaaacaaaaagtaataggtactccctctgtcccaaattataagagaaattcactttttagattcatcgaatatttaatgtatctagtctatatatagaccaaacacattaattattcaatgaatctaaaaatgaaatttctct is part of the Vicia villosa cultivar HV-30 ecotype Madison, WI linkage group LG2, Vvil1.0, whole genome shotgun sequence genome and encodes:
- the LOC131652842 gene encoding cullin-3B-like; the protein is MKKRPFTIEAYKHRMVADPNYAEKTWKILEHAIHEIYNHNASGLSFEELYRNAYNMVLHKFGDKLYSGLVTTMTSHLRQISQSIESAQGEVFLEVLNRKWVDHNEALQMIRDILMYMDRTFVPSKNKTHVHELGLNLWRDFVIHSSKTRARLLDTLLDLVLRERNGEVINRGLMRNLTNMLMDLGLSVYQTDFEKHFLEISATFYCRESQKFIESCECGDYLIKAERRLNEEMERVSHYLDPKSESEITKVVEKEMIENHMQTLVRMENSGLVNMLMDDKYEDLGRMYNLFRRVPSGLTTVKDVMTSFIRDTGKQLVMDPERLKDPVDFVQRLLNLKDKYDKVITMAFNNDKTFQNALNSAFEYFINLNARSPEFISLFVDDKLRRGLKGVGEEDVEIVLDKVMMLFRYLQEKDVFEKYYKQHLAKRLLSGKTISDEAERSLIVKLKTECGYQFTSKLEGMFTDMKTSYDMMQGFLASHGAELGDSPTLSVQVLTTGSWPTQSSPQCNLPSEILGVCEKFRAYYLGAHSGRRLSWQANMGNADLKATFGNGRKHELNVSTYQMCVLMLFNNADRLTCKEIEQATSIPMPDLKRCLQSLALVKGKNVLRKEPMSKDIAEDDAFFFNDKFTSKLFKVKIGTVVAQRETEPENIETRQRVEEDRKPQIEAAIVRVMKSRRTLEHNNVIAEVTKQLQARFFPNPVVIKKRIESLIEREFLERDKVDRKVYRYLA